DNA from Moritella sp. F3:
AGTTGAAATATCACTAGCTCATTCACCCGACAAGTTTGATGTAATAGCCGCTTGGCATCCGCGTTATAATAACGATGCATTACAACGCTGGGTGATCTCGCTACTGGATGTAGAATAATAAATAGCTCAATACTCTAAACTCACTCGATGAGTATCAATTTTTAATGCGTTGCCCTGCAGCATTTTAAAAAGCTCGGTCTGCATGCAATCTCGCCTGTAAGCATCCATAAAAAAACGGATATAACCAAAGGCTATATCCGTTTTTTATTACCTTCGATTAAGTTACATTAATCACCGCTATTCGCAGTGAATAAAATTACTCAGCGTCAGTCGCTTCCTCTTTTTCTTTCTTCACTACAGCAATGCTTAGCTCTTCAAGTGATGCAGGGTTTGCTTCACTTGGTGCTGATGTTAATAAACACGCAGCTGTTGTAGTTTTAGGGAATGCGATAACGTCACGAATGTTATCAGTACCTGTTAGCAACATCGCTAGACGGTCTAAACCAAATGCTAAACCAGCATGTGGCGGCGTACCGTACTTAAGTGCTTCAAGTAGGAAACCAAACTTGTCTTGTTGTTCTTGTGCTTCGATACCTAAGATTTCGAATACCGCTTTTTGCATTTCACCTTTGTGAATACGCACAGAACCGCCACCAACTTCATAGCCGTTAATAACCATGTCGTATGCGTCTGAGATTGCGTCAGCAGGGTTAGCTAGTAACTCTTCTGCGTCAACGCCCATAGGTGCTGTGAATGGGTGGTGAACCGCGTGTAGGTTACCTTCGCCATCTTCTTCAAACATTGGGAAGTCAACAACCCAAAGTGGTTTCCATTCGTTTGTAGTAAGTTCTAAATCAGTACCTACTTTAAGACGAAGTGCGCCAAGTGCTTCAGTTACAACTTTGTTTGTATCTGCGCCGAAGAAAATGATATCGCCGTCTTTCGCGTTAGTTCGCTCAAGTAATGCAGTGATAACGTCAGCAGTTAAGAACTTAGCTACTGGAGACTGTACGCCTTCAGCGCCAGCTGCTACGTCTTTCACTTTCATCCATGCCATGCCTTTCGCGCCATAGATGCCAACAAATTTAGTGTATTCATCAATTTGCTTACGAGAAAGTTTAGCACCACCAGTAACACATAATACCGCTACACGACCTTTAGGGTTGTTAGCAGGTTCTGCAAATACTTTAAATTCAACATCTTTAAGAATGTCAGCAACGTCAACAAGCTCTAACGGGTTACGTAGATCAGGTTTATCTGAACCGAAACGACGCATTGCATCAGCATAAGTCATGCTTGGGAACGCTGGTAATTCAACGTCCAAGATTTCTTTCCACATGCTTGTGATTAAACGTTCAGTCACTTCACGCACTTGTGGGGCAGTCATGAATGAAGTTTCGATATCTATTTGCGTGAATTCAGGCTGACGGTCAGCACGTAAATCTTCATCACGGAAACATTTAACAATTTGGTAGTAACGATCAAAACCAGACATCATCAACAGCTGTTTAAATAACTGTGGCGATTGTGGTAAAGCGAAGAATTGACCTTTATGTGTACGGCTTGGTACAAGGTAATCACGTGCGCCTTCTGGCGTTGCTTTAGTTAGCACTGGTGTTTCGATATCTAGGAAACCGTGGTCATCCATGAAACGACGTACGAAGTTACTTGCTTTAGCACGGATCTTTAAACGGTTGCTCATTTCTGGGCGACGTAGATCGAGGAATCGGTGCTTAAGACGTTGTTCTTCACTATTTACTTGGTTGAAATCAAGCGGTAGAACGTCTGCTTTATTGATAACTTCAAGTTCTAGACCTTGAACTTCAATACCACCAGTAGCCATGTCTTTGTTTACTTGGCGTTCGTCACGTGCGCGAACTTTACCTGTGATTTTCACACAGAATTCGTTACGTAATTGGCTAGCACGTTCAAATACAGCTTCTACATCTGGATCATAAACAACTTGTACAATGCCTTCACGGTCACGTAAATCGATAAAAATAACACCGCCTAAATCACGACGACGATTAACCCAACCACACAATTCAACTTGCTGGCCGATATGTGCTTCATTTACTTGTCCGCAATACACTGTGCGCATCTGTATAATCCTACTAATCGATGAATCGGGTAGCCACTTTGGCAACCCTCAAAAAATTACCGTTATTGTAATAGAAATTAGCACCGCAACCAATACTTATACTCAAACAACGTAAAGTTATCCCTAAACTGCTCGGAGTTACTCCTTCACAGCGCGTAAATGCGTTGATTATCTCGACCGCCATTGCTCCCTGCTGGTTAAATAACCGTTATTTTATTAACAAAAAACACATTATTAGCGCTGAAAAAACCAACACGAGCGCGAAACAAGCAAATTAATCCGTCTATATGGTGTTTAGCTAGAGACAAAGCCAGTCAATTTAACTAAAATATGCCGCCTTATTTTGCTAATTTTTATTGCAGGTTATAACAATGCAACAACGCGATCAGATTTTCTCAGCCCCGTTAGATCAAATCGGTGATTTCACCTTTGACGAACGTGTTGCAGAAGTATTTCCGGATATGATTAAACGCTCTGTACCCGGTTACTCAAATATCATTTCTGCGATTGGCATGATGACCGCGCGTTATGCGCAAGATAATACCCAACTTTATGATTTAGGTTGCTCACTGGGCGCTGCGACGATTGCTATGCGCCGTAACGTACAAGCAAGCAACTGTAATATCGTAGCGATAGATAACTCACAAGCCATGCTAGAGCGTTGTGAGCGCCATTTATCGGCTTATAAAAGTGATACGCCAGTACAAGTATTGTGTGACGATATTTGTGCAGTGGATATCACCAATGCATCTATTGTGGTGCTGAACTTTACCCTGCAGTTTATTCCATCAGCAGAGCGCCAAGCACTTCTTGCTAAAATTTATGCCGGTTTAGTCCCAGGCGGTATTTTGATCTTGTCAGAAAAATTCTGCTTTGGTGATGAAAACGTCAATGATTTGCTGATTAATTTACACGAAGATTTTAAACGTGCTAATGGTTATAGCGAGTTAGAAATCAGTCAAAAGCGCAGCGCGATTGAAGATGTGATGCGTCCCGATAGCATAGAAACTCATTTAAAACGACTTAAAGAAATTGGCTTTAGCAGCGCAAACTCTTGGTTCCAGTGTTTTAATTTTGGCTCTATGGTTGCGATAAAATAGGGTTGCCATTAAATCAGCGCAAGCAATAGCGACAATACACCGAACTAATTTTAAGCAGTAGCATTAATTGAACGTAATATAGGTTACCCATGATCGACTTTTCAAATTTTTACCAGATAATTGCAAAAAACAAGTTACACCATTGGTTATACACCCTACCCGCGCAAATGCACGAGTGGGAACGCGAACACAAACATGGTTTTTTACCGCGCTGGGAAAAGGTACTAAAGAAGCTACCTAAGATTGAAACTAAGCACATTAACATCACCGACAAATTTGAAGTTGGCGCGCCAGGTGAATTAAGCGAAAGCGACCTGCGTAAAACCGAAAGCCTGTTACAAAAATTCCACCCGTGGCGTAAAGGCCCGTTCAACATCCATGGCATTCACATTGATACTGAATGGCGCAGTGATTGGAAATGGGAACGCCTACGTGAATTTATCTCACCATTAAAATACCGTTACGTGCTTGATGTTGGTTGCGGTAGCGGCTATCACATGTGGCGTATGCTGGGTGATGACGCTGAATTTGTTGTGGGTATCGACCCAAGCCAATTATTTTTAGTGCAGTTTGAAGCGATCCGTCACTTTGCCAATAACGATCAACGCGTACATTTATTACCACTTGGTATTCAAGAATTACCTAAATTACGTGCCTTCGACACAGTTTTCTCGATGGGTGTCCTGTATCATCGCAAATCGCCAATCGATCATATAGAACAGCTTAAAAATCAGCTACGAGATGGCGGTGAATTAGTATTAGAAACATTAGTCATTGATGGTGATGACCAAGCCGTATTAGTACCGGGCGATCGTTATGCACAAATGCGTAATGTCTGGTTCTTACCAAGCTGCGCGGCACTTAAACTGTGGGTTGAAAAACTCGGTTTTGAAAATGTTCGCATCGTGGATGTCTCTGATACCAGTATCGAAGAACAGCGCGCAACAGAATGGATGCGTAATGAGTCTTTAGTTGATTTCCTTGATCCAAACGACCACAGTAAAACAGTCGAAGGCTACCCAGCACCAAAGCGCGCGGTATTAATTGCGACAAAACCTTATGCTGAACCGTTAGACGAATAAAATGATTGAGGCGCTTAATACGCGCCTCAACTGACAACAAGCGCATTAAATGATGCGCATTGCCCATAGATTAATTTAGAGTTAACGTTAGAAATGGATACTTTCAAAAAACCTCATCAATTAATTAAAGCTGTCATACTTAGCGCCCTACTTTCAGGCTGCGCCAATGTCGATCAATTTCTCAATCAAGGAGAAAGAGCTGAGCAGCTGACAGTGCAAATCGAACAGCAAAGCGAACAAATAGCCTTATTAGTTGAGCAACAAAATACTATTTTAGCAACATTAAGTCAGCAACCTGAATTCTTCGAGCAGCAAAAGCAAAATATCACTGAGCTTAATACCAAACTTGAAGATTACGTGAAATTACGCCAACAGATCGACAACAACAGTAAAAATATCGCGATCTATGAAGCACAACATAAATTAGACGAAAGTAAAAACGGGCTTGTTATTACACAGTCTTCTGAAGCAATAACTCCGCTTGATAAAAGAGTGATCGGTTCTGAAGAACTTGTGCTACTTGAT
Protein-coding regions in this window:
- the aspS gene encoding aspartate--tRNA ligase; protein product: MRTVYCGQVNEAHIGQQVELCGWVNRRRDLGGVIFIDLRDREGIVQVVYDPDVEAVFERASQLRNEFCVKITGKVRARDERQVNKDMATGGIEVQGLELEVINKADVLPLDFNQVNSEEQRLKHRFLDLRRPEMSNRLKIRAKASNFVRRFMDDHGFLDIETPVLTKATPEGARDYLVPSRTHKGQFFALPQSPQLFKQLLMMSGFDRYYQIVKCFRDEDLRADRQPEFTQIDIETSFMTAPQVREVTERLITSMWKEILDVELPAFPSMTYADAMRRFGSDKPDLRNPLELVDVADILKDVEFKVFAEPANNPKGRVAVLCVTGGAKLSRKQIDEYTKFVGIYGAKGMAWMKVKDVAAGAEGVQSPVAKFLTADVITALLERTNAKDGDIIFFGADTNKVVTEALGALRLKVGTDLELTTNEWKPLWVVDFPMFEEDGEGNLHAVHHPFTAPMGVDAEELLANPADAISDAYDMVINGYEVGGGSVRIHKGEMQKAVFEILGIEAQEQQDKFGFLLEALKYGTPPHAGLAFGLDRLAMLLTGTDNIRDVIAFPKTTTAACLLTSAPSEANPASLEELSIAVVKKEKEEATDAE
- the cmoA gene encoding carboxy-S-adenosyl-L-methionine synthase CmoA, producing the protein MQQRDQIFSAPLDQIGDFTFDERVAEVFPDMIKRSVPGYSNIISAIGMMTARYAQDNTQLYDLGCSLGAATIAMRRNVQASNCNIVAIDNSQAMLERCERHLSAYKSDTPVQVLCDDICAVDITNASIVVLNFTLQFIPSAERQALLAKIYAGLVPGGILILSEKFCFGDENVNDLLINLHEDFKRANGYSELEISQKRSAIEDVMRPDSIETHLKRLKEIGFSSANSWFQCFNFGSMVAIK
- the cmoB gene encoding tRNA 5-methoxyuridine(34)/uridine 5-oxyacetic acid(34) synthase CmoB, translated to MIDFSNFYQIIAKNKLHHWLYTLPAQMHEWEREHKHGFLPRWEKVLKKLPKIETKHINITDKFEVGAPGELSESDLRKTESLLQKFHPWRKGPFNIHGIHIDTEWRSDWKWERLREFISPLKYRYVLDVGCGSGYHMWRMLGDDAEFVVGIDPSQLFLVQFEAIRHFANNDQRVHLLPLGIQELPKLRAFDTVFSMGVLYHRKSPIDHIEQLKNQLRDGGELVLETLVIDGDDQAVLVPGDRYAQMRNVWFLPSCAALKLWVEKLGFENVRIVDVSDTSIEEQRATEWMRNESLVDFLDPNDHSKTVEGYPAPKRAVLIATKPYAEPLDE
- a CDS encoding ATP-dependent zinc protease, producing the protein MDTFKKPHQLIKAVILSALLSGCANVDQFLNQGERAEQLTVQIEQQSEQIALLVEQQNTILATLSQQPEFFEQQKQNITELNTKLEDYVKLRQQIDNNSKNIAIYEAQHKLDESKNGLVITQSSEAITPLDKRVIGSEELVLLDDLTEKFKARIDTGATTSSLNATDIVEFERDGTKWVRFSFNKNLTDSQIIEAKVARTILIRQANSTEPTRRPIIELPVQLGDIKTLTEFTLADRSHMSFPVLLGRTFLKDIVMVDVARTYTSSETITQ